In the Candidatus Binatia bacterium genome, one interval contains:
- a CDS encoding enoyl-CoA hydratase-related protein, with protein MTARSEIRNGLGWITMDRPQVRNALSAELMEAVGEAIAEFETDADTRAVVLAGEGPAFCAGADLRSMRDSREASDDANRSDARRMGWLFHRIADCRKPVLARVHGPAIGGGVGLMAACDIVIAAESTRFQFSEVRLGIVPAVISPFCIRRLGPVVAKRLFLTGEPIDARTALAYGLVDVVAPDAGLDAAVAKVCDDLGKAGPQALIAAKRLVDVVQRMHNAQETLEYTADLIAELRVSDEAVEGMTAFLEKRQAAWIRQK; from the coding sequence GTGACGGCAAGAAGCGAGATCAGGAACGGCCTCGGCTGGATCACGATGGACCGGCCGCAGGTGCGCAACGCGCTCAGCGCCGAGCTGATGGAAGCGGTCGGCGAGGCCATCGCCGAGTTCGAGACCGACGCCGACACGCGAGCCGTCGTGCTGGCGGGCGAAGGGCCTGCGTTCTGTGCCGGGGCCGATCTTCGCAGCATGCGCGATTCCCGCGAAGCGTCCGATGATGCCAACCGTTCCGACGCGCGCCGCATGGGATGGCTGTTCCACCGCATCGCAGACTGCCGCAAGCCGGTCCTGGCCAGGGTTCACGGCCCCGCGATCGGGGGAGGAGTCGGGCTGATGGCGGCGTGCGACATCGTCATCGCGGCCGAGAGCACGCGCTTCCAGTTCTCCGAAGTGCGTCTCGGCATCGTGCCCGCCGTCATCTCGCCGTTCTGCATCCGGCGTCTCGGGCCGGTGGTCGCCAAGCGGCTGTTCCTGACGGGCGAGCCGATCGACGCGCGCACGGCGCTCGCTTACGGCCTCGTCGACGTCGTTGCGCCGGATGCCGGCCTCGACGCGGCGGTCGCGAAAGTCTGCGACGATCTCGGCAAGGCAGGACCGCAGGCCCTGATTGCAGCCAAGCGCCTCGTCGACGTCGTCCAGCGCATGCACAATGCGCAAGAAACTCTCGAGTATACCGCAGACCTCATTGCCGAGCTGCGCGTTTCGGACGAAGCTGTCGAAGGAATGACGGCGTTCCTCGAGAAGAGACAGGCAGCATGGATCCGGCAAAAGTGA
- a CDS encoding acyclic terpene utilization AtuA family protein codes for MKDTIRIANASGYWGDEGAAITRQVRGGPIDYLTMDYLAEITMIILARQKAQSEDAGYARDFVAYLRPLLKEIADKGITVIANAGGINPGACARALDAAARDAGVKLPVAIVDGDDLQSRLPELAAGGCRFPHLDSGAPIGEIIGKVNSANAYIGARPIAAALARGARIVVTGRTYDAASVLAPMVHEFDWSWQDYDKLAAGLLAGHLIECGAQATGGNYTRWDEVPSFGNFGYPLVECSADGSFVLTKHPGTGGLVSRRTASEQVVYEIGDPRFYASTDVVADFTSFTMTDAGPDRVQVRGVRGRMPTDTLKVSMTYEAGMKASAMVVVSGPDAVRKAKRFAEIFWSRVRGDFVDTRTEYIGYDACWGGSAAPAVDPNEVALRFGCRSFDKRAMESFARELAGIALSGPPGICGAGGRPSPQPAYGYWPALIPRGLVHQRMFFDGKAEDFPCDFGPASPITRPAEAPPPQDTPGPRVKVPLGRVAHARSGDKGDVCNIGVIALNEKLYAEIVRELTAERVASFYRSLAKGTVTRYRLDNLGALNFTLQNALGGGGTLSLQLDNQGKTASQGLLTMEIEVAASLLGG; via the coding sequence ATGAAAGACACGATTCGGATCGCCAACGCGAGCGGCTACTGGGGCGACGAAGGGGCGGCGATCACACGCCAGGTGCGCGGCGGGCCCATCGATTACCTGACGATGGACTACCTGGCTGAGATCACGATGATCATCCTTGCCAGGCAGAAGGCCCAGAGCGAGGATGCCGGCTACGCGCGGGATTTCGTCGCGTACCTTCGCCCGCTGCTGAAAGAGATCGCCGACAAGGGCATCACCGTCATCGCAAACGCGGGCGGCATCAATCCCGGAGCCTGCGCGCGCGCGCTCGATGCGGCGGCCAGAGACGCCGGCGTCAAGCTGCCGGTTGCGATCGTCGACGGAGACGACCTGCAGTCGCGGCTGCCCGAGCTTGCCGCCGGCGGCTGCCGCTTTCCGCATCTGGACAGCGGCGCGCCGATCGGTGAGATCATCGGCAAGGTCAATTCGGCCAACGCGTACATCGGCGCAAGGCCGATCGCGGCAGCGCTGGCCAGGGGCGCGCGCATCGTGGTCACCGGCCGCACGTACGATGCAGCCTCGGTGCTGGCGCCGATGGTGCACGAGTTCGACTGGAGCTGGCAGGACTACGACAAGCTTGCCGCGGGTCTTCTGGCCGGGCACCTGATCGAATGCGGAGCCCAGGCGACCGGCGGCAACTACACGCGCTGGGACGAAGTGCCGTCGTTCGGGAACTTCGGCTATCCGCTCGTCGAGTGCTCGGCGGACGGCAGCTTCGTGCTGACCAAGCACCCGGGAACCGGAGGCCTCGTCAGCCGCCGCACGGCCAGCGAGCAGGTGGTCTACGAGATCGGCGATCCGCGCTTTTACGCGTCCACTGACGTCGTCGCCGATTTCACGTCGTTCACGATGACCGACGCCGGCCCCGATCGTGTGCAGGTGCGCGGTGTGCGCGGCCGCATGCCGACCGACACGCTGAAAGTGTCGATGACCTACGAGGCAGGCATGAAGGCCTCCGCAATGGTCGTCGTCAGCGGCCCCGACGCGGTACGCAAGGCGAAGCGATTCGCAGAAATCTTCTGGAGCCGCGTGCGCGGCGATTTCGTCGACACTCGCACCGAGTACATCGGCTACGACGCGTGCTGGGGCGGGTCGGCGGCGCCTGCCGTCGATCCGAACGAGGTCGCGCTGCGTTTCGGGTGCCGCTCGTTCGACAAGAGGGCGATGGAGTCGTTCGCGCGCGAGCTTGCCGGGATCGCGCTGTCGGGACCTCCGGGAATCTGCGGCGCCGGCGGCAGGCCGTCGCCCCAGCCGGCTTACGGTTACTGGCCGGCGCTGATCCCGCGCGGCCTGGTCCATCAGAGAATGTTCTTCGACGGCAAGGCCGAGGATTTTCCTTGCGACTTCGGTCCCGCGTCGCCGATCACGCGACCGGCCGAAGCGCCGCCGCCGCAGGATACGCCGGGCCCGAGAGTCAAGGTGCCGCTTGGCCGCGTCGCGCACGCGCGCTCGGGCGACAAGGGCGACGTGTGCAACATCGGCGTCATCGCGCTGAATGAAAAGCTGTACGCGGAGATCGTTCGCGAGCTGACCGCCGAGCGCGTCGCGTCGTTCTACCGTTCGCTGGCCAAAGGAACAGTGACGCGCTACCGCCTCGACAACCTCGGCGCATTGAACTTCACGCTGCAGAACGCACTCGGCGGCGGCGGAACGCTCTCGCTGCAGCTCGACAACCAGGGAAAGACCGCTTCCCAGGGCCTGCTGACAATGGAAATCGAGGTCGCCGCCAGCCTGCTGGGCGGCTGA
- a CDS encoding carboxyl transferase domain-containing protein — MQRIVSQVRTTAPEFADNRRVNEGLVAELRERLAGVRIGGTEKARQRHLARGKLLPRERVEGLLDPGSPFLELSPLAAWEMYGGEAPSSGVITGIGRIRGHLAMVICNDATVKGGTVYPVTVKKTIRAQTVAFENRLATVYLVDSGGAFLPLQAEIFPDVHNGGRGFYMQARMSAAGIPQVAVVMGSCTAGGAYTPAMCDENVIVGGQGTIFLGGPPLVKAATGEEVSAEELGGGDVHTRISGVADHLAANDREGLAIARDVFENLVLRPAGPGDREPVEDPYYDPAELYGIIPKDTRTPYDCREVIARLVDGSRFHEFKERYGTTIVTGFARIYGRTVGIIANNGVIFSEAALKATHFIELCCQRRTPILFLQNITGFMVGRRYEHGGITKDGAKMVHAVANAEVPKLTVIIGASHGAGNYAMCGRAYSPRLLFMWPNSRISVMGGEQAASTLVQVKRAQLAGEGQELDPALEKAMRDQVVATYEAEGSPYYSTARIWDDGIIDPLETRAALGLALEAALQEPVRATRNGVLRM; from the coding sequence ATGCAGAGGATCGTCTCCCAGGTCCGCACGACCGCGCCCGAGTTCGCGGACAACCGGCGCGTCAACGAAGGCCTCGTCGCGGAGCTGAGAGAGCGCCTTGCAGGCGTGCGAATCGGCGGAACCGAGAAGGCTCGCCAGCGTCACCTCGCGCGAGGCAAGCTGCTGCCGCGTGAGCGCGTCGAGGGCCTTCTCGATCCCGGCTCTCCGTTTCTCGAGCTGTCGCCGCTGGCGGCGTGGGAAATGTACGGCGGTGAAGCCCCGTCCTCGGGCGTCATCACGGGCATCGGTCGCATCCGCGGCCATCTGGCGATGGTGATCTGCAACGATGCGACGGTGAAGGGCGGTACGGTCTACCCAGTCACCGTCAAGAAGACGATTCGCGCGCAGACCGTCGCGTTCGAGAATCGCCTCGCCACCGTCTACCTCGTCGATTCGGGCGGCGCCTTTCTTCCGCTGCAGGCCGAGATCTTTCCCGACGTGCACAACGGAGGGCGGGGTTTCTACATGCAGGCACGGATGTCGGCGGCAGGCATCCCGCAGGTCGCCGTCGTCATGGGCTCGTGCACGGCCGGCGGCGCGTACACGCCGGCGATGTGCGACGAGAACGTCATCGTCGGCGGGCAGGGCACGATCTTTCTCGGCGGCCCGCCGCTCGTGAAGGCCGCCACCGGCGAAGAAGTCAGCGCAGAAGAGCTCGGCGGCGGCGACGTGCACACGCGCATCTCCGGGGTTGCCGATCACCTGGCGGCAAACGACAGGGAAGGCCTCGCGATCGCGCGCGACGTTTTCGAAAACCTCGTGCTGAGGCCGGCAGGTCCGGGCGACCGCGAGCCCGTCGAAGATCCTTACTACGATCCGGCGGAGCTTTACGGCATCATCCCGAAGGACACGCGCACGCCGTACGACTGCCGCGAAGTGATCGCGCGCCTGGTCGACGGCAGCCGCTTCCACGAGTTCAAGGAGCGCTACGGCACGACGATCGTGACCGGTTTCGCGCGCATCTACGGGCGCACCGTCGGCATCATCGCGAACAACGGCGTGATCTTTTCGGAAGCCGCCCTCAAGGCCACGCACTTCATCGAGCTGTGCTGCCAGCGACGCACGCCGATCCTGTTCCTGCAGAACATCACCGGTTTCATGGTCGGGCGCCGCTACGAGCACGGCGGCATCACCAAGGACGGCGCGAAGATGGTGCACGCGGTGGCCAACGCCGAAGTGCCCAAGCTGACGGTGATCATCGGCGCCTCGCACGGCGCCGGGAACTATGCAATGTGCGGGCGCGCCTATTCGCCGCGCCTGCTGTTCATGTGGCCGAACTCGCGCATCTCCGTGATGGGCGGCGAGCAGGCGGCGAGCACGCTCGTGCAGGTCAAGAGGGCCCAGCTCGCCGGCGAAGGCCAGGAGCTCGACCCGGCCCTCGAAAAGGCAATGCGCGACCAGGTCGTCGCAACGTACGAGGCCGAGGGAAGCCCGTATTACAGCACTGCCAGGATCTGGGACGACGGCATCATCGATCCTCTGGAGACCCGCGCCGCGCTCGGCCTGGCGCTGGAAGCGGCCCTGCAGGAGCCGGTTCGCGCGACGCGCAACGGCGTGCTGCGGATGTGA
- a CDS encoding CBS domain-containing protein — MSAPNELPPAAQGRGPADEAADDTGESVAGFIEKTIAEFEGAASGDSRFNDKVLTRPLSVLPPSDAITVESPTTVLEAVHLMRDRHIGCVLVVRAGKLKGIFTDRDVLARVVASGIDPAKTAVRRVMTSTPETLRPTDSIAFALNLMSLGGYRHIPLVDKAGAPVGIVSVKDIVGYLVGFFPKSVINLPPRPRANYARQREGA, encoded by the coding sequence ATGAGCGCGCCCAACGAGCTCCCGCCGGCCGCCCAGGGCCGCGGGCCCGCCGACGAGGCTGCCGACGACACGGGCGAAAGCGTCGCCGGTTTCATCGAGAAGACCATCGCCGAGTTCGAGGGCGCCGCGAGCGGAGATTCCCGCTTCAACGACAAGGTGCTGACGCGGCCACTTTCGGTGCTGCCGCCGAGCGACGCGATCACCGTCGAGTCGCCGACGACCGTGCTCGAGGCGGTGCACCTGATGCGCGACCGCCATATCGGCTGCGTGCTGGTCGTGCGGGCCGGCAAGCTCAAGGGAATCTTCACCGACCGCGACGTCCTCGCGCGCGTCGTCGCCTCCGGCATCGACCCTGCCAAGACCGCGGTTCGCCGCGTGATGACCTCGACCCCCGAGACGCTCCGGCCGACCGATTCGATCGCCTTCGCGCTCAACCTGATGAGCCTCGGTGGCTACAGGCACATTCCCTTGGTAGACAAGGCCGGCGCACCGGTCGGCATCGTGTCGGTCAAGGACATCGTTGGTTATCTCGTCGGGTTCTTCCCGAAGAGCGTGATCAACCTGCCGCCCAGGCCGCGGGCGAACTACGCGCGCCAGCGCGAAGGGGCCTGA
- a CDS encoding 2-oxoacid:ferredoxin oxidoreductase subunit beta, with protein MSIAEAPATPKAGRKDFASDQDVRWCPGCGDYAILSQVQKVMPDLGIARENIVFVSGIGCSSRFPYYMNTYGFHSIHGRAPAIATGLKLARPELSVWLVTGDGDGLSIGGNHLIHILRRNVDVNILLFNNEIYGLTKGQYSPTSRVGQVTKSSPLGVVDPPFDPAALALGAGATFIARTVDVEAKHLQAMLHRAAAHKGTSFVEIVQNCPVFNDGAFDAITDKTVKDDNRIQIEHGKPLLFGADLRRGIRLRPDLSAEVVSVDDVNASQIAVHDETNPVMTQLLARLGHPGSGTPLPLGVLRCVDGPQHPIYEQSVHAQIDEARSSRGEGDFDQLYRSGETWTVA; from the coding sequence GTGAGCATTGCCGAAGCCCCTGCCACGCCAAAGGCGGGCCGCAAGGATTTCGCTTCCGACCAGGACGTGCGCTGGTGCCCGGGATGCGGGGACTACGCCATCCTGTCGCAGGTGCAGAAGGTGATGCCGGATCTCGGCATCGCGCGCGAGAACATCGTGTTCGTCTCGGGAATCGGCTGCTCGAGCCGTTTCCCGTACTACATGAACACGTACGGCTTCCACAGCATCCACGGCCGTGCGCCCGCCATCGCCACCGGGCTCAAGCTGGCGCGGCCGGAGCTGTCGGTGTGGCTCGTCACCGGTGACGGAGACGGCCTGTCGATCGGCGGCAACCACCTGATCCACATCCTGCGCCGCAACGTCGACGTGAACATCCTGCTGTTCAACAACGAGATCTACGGCCTCACCAAGGGCCAGTATTCGCCGACCTCGCGCGTCGGGCAGGTCACCAAGTCGAGTCCTCTCGGCGTCGTCGATCCTCCGTTCGATCCGGCTGCGCTCGCGCTCGGCGCCGGCGCCACGTTCATCGCGCGTACCGTCGACGTCGAAGCCAAGCACCTGCAGGCGATGCTGCATCGGGCAGCGGCGCACAAGGGAACTTCCTTCGTCGAGATCGTGCAGAACTGTCCCGTGTTCAACGACGGAGCGTTCGACGCGATCACCGACAAGACGGTCAAGGACGACAACCGCATCCAGATCGAGCACGGAAAGCCGCTGCTGTTCGGCGCCGACCTGCGCCGCGGCATCCGCCTGCGTCCCGACCTCTCGGCCGAAGTCGTCTCCGTCGATGACGTCAACGCGTCGCAGATCGCGGTTCACGACGAGACCAATCCGGTGATGACCCAGCTTCTGGCGCGCCTCGGGCACCCGGGCTCGGGAACGCCGCTGCCGCTCGGCGTGCTCCGCTGCGTCGACGGGCCCCAGCACCCGATCTACGAGCAGTCGGTGCACGCGCAGATCGACGAAGCACGCTCGAGCCGCGGCGAAGGCGATTTCGACCAGCTCTATCGCAGCGGCGAGACCTGGACCGTCGCATGA